GCCAAGTTTCCAAGAAAGAAAAACATGGGTGTATGAAGATGAGCACAAGTAACAACTAGAAGAATGATGAGAAAGTTGCACAAGAAGGTCATCAGGTAGATGAGGAGGAAGATAGTGAAGAGGACATAGTTGGTATTCTGATTATCTGATAGACTCATGAGAAGAACGCTAGTGATCGTTGTTTGGTTCTTCATCACTCCAGTGTGATTCTTCCCAAGATTTTCCAAGTAAATAAAATGGATGACAATGACACATCAGGAAAAATGGATGGAATATATTAACACAATGGGTGAATATTCCGACTCAGATATAATATTGCTGATCCTAGCAGATAACAGTATCCTTCGTTTTATAACTCATCATTTCTCCCAAGAGGGGAATTCACAGAAGGCCAAAGCTCTACTCTGCACATCCAGGAATATATAATAGGGTCTCAGAACACTTATTATCCTGGTTGCTTTTAGTGTAGGAGTTTGTCTTTTACCCCCTAACactcacattaaaattggaaaaaccgtcccggaaatgtcacttttttattgtaaaatTTGAATTTCTTTGTcctgtaaatatatttggtgcagaattctgtCGCCTTAAATCTGTTTTTagttccttactagagatgagcgagcaccaaaatgctcgggtactcgttactcgagtcgaactttcagtgatgctcgagagttcgtttcgagtaacgaaccccattgaagtcaataggtgactcgagcatttttgtatatcggcgatgctcgctaaggttttcatttgtgaaaacctgggaaattcaagaaagcgatgggaacgacacagaaacggatagggcaggcgaggggctacatgttgggctgcatctcaagttcccaggtcccactattaagccacaatagtggcaagagtgagacccccccccgcactgtcagcataaagatcgttctcctctgccacagctgtaacagctgtggcagagaagaacgatgttagcccattgaattcaatggagccagcaatacagccggctccattgaaagcaatgggctgccggcgattgcgggatgaattgtcaggaagggcttaaatatataagcccttccctgcaattcatccagaaatgtgtaaaaataaaaaaatatatactcacctggtcccggcagaacgatgttagcccattgaattcaatggagccgtcaatacagccggctccattgaaagcaatgggctgccggcgattgcgtgatgaattgtcaggaagggcttaaatatataagcccttccctgcaattcatccagaaatgtgtaaaaataaaaatatactcacctggtcccggcagacggagtttagcgcggcaggctgcagtttccctgaactgctctgaacagctgtgagtagtattcagctgccggggatttaaaatccccacctgctgaataagctgcctctgattggtcacagcctgaccaatcagaggcagccctcactcacacccattcatgaatattCGCACTGGTGCGAATGCTGAGCACTGTGCTAAAAATTTTGACATATGAGTAGAATGTGGCAACAAAGGCTATAATACCAAAAACACCCCCCACAATTATTAAGACGAGAATATTGATGAATGTATCAGTGCAAGAGATTTGGAACAAATGGGGGAGGTCACAAAAGAAATTATGGATGAAGTTGGGACCACAGAATGTCAACCTTTTTAAACATAAGGTAAAAAGGATGGTGAGAAAGAAGGCAGTAGACCAAACAAAAGACACCATCAGAGTGCACTTACCCCAAGACATGACCTGAGAGTAGTGGAGTGGACGACAGATGGCTATGTACCGGTCATAAGACATAGAAGACAACAAGAAAACCTCAGAGGCACCGAAACAGTTGAGAAAGGAAATTTGTGTTATACAGTCAGGGAGGGAGATGGACCAGTCCTGGGTGATGAGCTCACAAAGTGTCCTTGGGGCAGTGACTGATGAGTAGGACATGTCCAAGAATGCCAAGTTTCCGAGAAAGAAAAACATGGGTGTATGAAGATGAGCGCAAGTAACAACTAGAAGGATGATGAGAAAGTTGCACAAGAAGGTCATCAGGTAGATGAGGAAGAAGATGACGAAGATGACATAGATGGACTTCTGATTATGTGATAAACTCATGAGAAGAACGCTAGTGATCGTTGTTTGGTTCTTCATCACTCCAGTGTGATCCTTCCCAAGATTTTCCAAGTAAATAAAATTGATGACAATGACACATCAGGAGAAATGGGTGGAATATATTTACACAATGGGTGAATATCTCGACTCAGATATAATATTGCTGATACTAGCACTTAACAGTGTCCTTCATTTTATACCTCATCATTTCTCCCAAGAGGGGAATTCACAGAAGGCCAAAGGTCTACTCTGCACATCCAGGAATATATAATAGGGCCTCAGGACACTCATTTTCATGGTTGTTTTTACTGTAggagtttgttttttaattttaaccaATGTAGATTTACGATGCTCAGGTCTCTTTAAACCCCTAACATTCACTTAAAAATTAGAGCCCTCCCCCCCTCCCGGAAGTGTCACTTTTTTAGTGTGAAATTTGAATTTCTTTCTCCTGTAAATACATTTGACACAGAACTCTgtcaccttaaggccttagtcagacgggcgttttttcgcgcgatttgcgcgtgggcatgtgtccggcgattttataaaacccatgctttgcaatggtatcggacacatgagcactttttatgcgctcgtccgataaattatagaacagaaatcgcagatcgcacctatctgcgatctgcgattcctgttctcttctctatatgcgctcaatggggccggcggcagcagcgccgaccccattgagaacatatactagacaaataattcttctctgccacagctgtaacagctgtggcagagaagaacgatgtttgcccattgaattcaatggagccggcaatacagccagctccattgaaagcaatgggctgccggcgagtgcaggatgaatttttaggaagggcttaaatatataagccctttcctgcaattcatccagaaatgtgtaaaaataaaaaaatatatactcacctcgtcctggcagatggagttcagccgcggccggcggcagttctcctgaactgctctctgtagtattcagcagccggggatttaaaatccccacctgctgaatgagctgcctctgattggtcacagcctgaccaatcagaggcagctctcactcacacctattcatgaattcatgaatgggtgagtgagtgctgcctctgattaactcagcgcagggccaatcaggggcagctctcagctgtcattcagctgagagctgcccctgattggccctgcgctgagccaatcagaggcagcactcactcacccattcatgaattcatgaatgggtgtgagtgagagctgcctctgattggtcaggctgtgactgcagcatgtaaagggctgtcactgcagcatgtaaagggctgtcaccatcggacccccggaatgtgatcagggggtcctgatgggtccctgtggaagtcccctaaagggacaaaaaaaaaaaagtaaaaaaattataaaaatacttgtctccctttactttgtaaaaaatcaaaaatacaatcacacatgtggtatccatgcgtcataatgacccagagaaggaagttaatacattatttaaccccttaatgacatggcccctttttttcttttttccccatttctttttttcctcccccctgtttaaaaaatcacaacttgtcccgcaaaaaacaagccattatatggccatgtcaatggaaaaatgtacAATGGTCTGGCCAGCTTTCATGCTAAATAGGGTAAAAACACCTACTAACAAATATTCACAAAGCAAAAATTTATAGAAAGAATACATCTTTAATAGGAGCACCAATAATATAACATCAAGTAAATTGGCGGAAACATACTCATGTAGTTAACAAATGACACCTAGATTTGTGATTCTATATTAACAATAAAACACCCAGTTGAGCTAGGTTACCAGGTGAAACTTGAAAAATAAATGATGGTAGCAATAAGGGCAAACCAGATAGGATGGTTATGTGTGCCTTCCAACAGTGTCACCAACAAAATCACCCCACACCATCACACCTTCTccacacatgtagaaaccatCTACTGACCTTCTTTGTGTCTCAACATGACTTGGCAGTTGGAGCCAAAAAATCTCATCAGTACAGATTTCCACTGATCTAATGTCCATTTCTTTTGTTTCTTGGCCCAAGCAATTCTCTTCTTGATGTTTCTCATTAGCAGCTTCTTTGTGGCAATTCAACCATAAAGGTTTGATTCTCGCAGTCTCCTCTGAACAGTTGATGTTGAGATGAGTCTGGTACTTGATCTTTGTGAAGCATTCATGTGGGATCTAATGAGAGGTGCTGGTATGGTTTCTGAGGGTAATAACACTAATAAACTTCTCCTCTGCAGCAAAGCTAACTCTTGGTTAAGTCTGTAAGACAGTCAGTCTTAAAGACATgactaaaagggcctttagtgaaaAGATCATGTGTtcttcaacaggacaatgaccccacaCACCTCCAGTCTATGTAAGGACTATTTGACCAAGAATTAGAGTGATGGGGTGCTGCGTGAGATGACAATCACCTAGCCTAAACCAAATTAAGATGGTTTGGGATGAGTTGGACCTGAGAGTGAAAATCAGCTAACAAGTGCTTAATACCCCTGGGAACTTCTTCAAGACTGTTAGAAAACCATTCTGGGAGATTACCTCATAAAGATGATTGAGAGAATGCCAAGGATTGACAAAGCTGTTATCAAAGCAGAAGGGGGCTACAGTGaagaatataaaatataaaacatattctaGTTAAAtacttttttgtttactacttaattccatatgtgttctttcatagttttcatgtcttcaatatgaatctacaatgtagaaaataaaaaaaaacatggaatggAAAGGTTTGTCCAATCTTTTCATTGTTAACTCgatatgcagttacatctcaggcagatatgcaaacgattagagttgtggtgtgattagatgaatggttttgtcacctgaggccctaaaattggTTCAACTCTTGGCCTATGAAAAAACTCTTAGATGCTCTTTGCGTGTAGTGAtctcattttcttcttctttacagCTTGTTGtttactagacgcctctacgatgtagataagagattttacccagttacgagagtctgagaggggcgcattattggaatgcaataaGCTGTATGGTCGTGTTGATTAATTGCCTGACACCTGGGccattttgaccagactgttaggaggtgttgggacaagtaGAAGAGTGAGGGCGTGCatacaaggcaactgggctcaggatgccattGAGGGAACACCAATAGAGAGGATTATCTGATTGTCCAATAAGCACTAGCAACTCCAACAGTTTCATTGTCTATTATCAAAAGATGGATAGCAGCATTGTTACAGGCccatgtgtctgttggaaccattttcagaTGCTTGACTGAAGGACACCGTCGTCTCCATTTGCAGTGATTTCTAAATGACCCAATTGGACTGCTTCAAAGTAGAATCAGATTGTCTTCGGtaactaatccaggtttagtttgggcactgattacggccatgttcatgtctggagacctaagggGTGCGCACCTCAATCCTAGTCAAAAGAATAAACGCTCACCTCCTCTCCAATGGGAAACCAGATTCACTATTGCATAAGTCCACGGAGCTCCAGGCACACCGACAGTCAAAATGCCTCTACTAGGCATAAATTCTTTCAAAGTGTCGGCTCTGTGGTTTTTGCAGGTGATCTGACTTTTCTGTTTAACATTTTCTTGCCACACAAAATGGTTCAAGTAGAAACATACAGCATCAAAGAATAGTATATCTTTTGACTGTGTATTTCTGAAATTCCTTCTTTACCACCTCTCACGAATGTTATAAGTTTTTCAGAAGATTTTTCTTCAACTCTGATAACTTGTACCAGAAATGACACTTTAACTTATACAGCTGTTTCTTATTATGAGACACAAGCTTGAATGAAAAGAGTCTCACAAGTATTTTGTTCCACACCTGTGGCCTCACAAtctaatgtaataataataatctttatttgtatagcgccaactcattCTGCACTGCTTGTAGAaaccaagttaaaaaaaactgaattaaaaacaAGGTGGAACATGAGTACACTCACCAAATACAGTTAGATAAAAATGATCCCAAGGGGGTTACATATAAAGAAAATACCCACAACCATGTTTTGCACAGAATTTATAGACCAATAGAACAACACTCTATCagaatgtttttttaaaactcattgCTTTAAGAGCTCAAAATTAATATTGGGGAAATAGAGATGCAATTAATGGTTACAGTCAGCACAATGGAATACGAGAGTATGCAGATTAAGATAAAAGAAAAACTATCCAAAATGGAGGAATCCATcatgcaaataaaaaaatgaaaatttgaaAGAGATCAAATGGACTACagtaaaaaagaaatctatgaatggagaagaaaaaccTCTTACAGTAAACCCAAATCCATTTTGAGAAATAAAGGACAGAACAACAAATCTCCTGCTAGAGTGACTTTAACTTCATCTGATTTTGACAAATCGGACACAAACTACGAGTCATCAAGCTTTACCAATTCAAGTTCAGAGGATTCTATCATCAGAAGAGAACGTAAAACAAAATCTTCAAAAAACGGATTAGAAGgacaagaaggaaaaagaagttaTTCAAGCCATTTAAGGAGGAGGAAATAAACAACAACATAGTCCTACTAACTCCATTTGTCATATCGAATGAACAACTACAAGTTCTCAACCAAGGTCTAAACTTTGTACTGGATGTAAATGTCAACATATTTCAAACAATTATAGATCTGAACAGATTTATTAAAGCCCTTGTAGTCAAAAAATACGGATAAAGAAAATGTGAAACTTGACATAGGAGGAATATCAGCACCAGCACATAATGAATATCAAGGAAGATATTTTGCTGAGGGACTCGCATTATTGGATCTCCAGGACTTGGAAAGAAAGAGCATCAATATGCGAAAGGAAAGTGATAAGGAAAAATTGAATATCAATATATCAAACCCCTCCTTTTATCCAACATCAGCAAGAGTAAAATGTATAGAAGATTTCCAACATATGATGGAAATAGGGCTAAGAGAATTATAGAAGCAACAACATAAACATAGAAATCTATCAAAAAGCAACAT
Above is a window of Eleutherodactylus coqui strain aEleCoq1 chromosome 3, aEleCoq1.hap1, whole genome shotgun sequence DNA encoding:
- the LOC136620253 gene encoding olfactory receptor 1E5-like, which translates into the protein MKNQTTITSVLLMSLSHNQKSIYVIFVIFFLIYLMTFLCNFLIILLVVTCAHLHTPMFFFLGNLAFLDMSYSSVTAPRTLCELITQDWSISLPDCITQISFLNCFGASEVFLLSSMSYDRYIAICRPLHYSQVMSWGKCTLMVSFVWSTAFFLTILFTLCLKRLTFCGPNFIHNFFCDLPHLFQISCTDTFINILVLIIVGGVFGIIAFVATFYSYVKIFSTVLSIRTSANIHEWV